A single Dechloromonas denitrificans DNA region contains:
- a CDS encoding biotin/lipoyl-containing protein codes for MSALSIRMPKYPECWQSCGSCASGNVFILETLVNVGDLIERDDNILTLETGKVALDIPSPYAGRVLELHVTAGDTVDEGALLVTLESA; via the coding sequence ATGAGCGCCCTCTCCATTCGCATGCCCAAGTATCCCGAGTGCTGGCAAAGCTGCGGCTCATGCGCCAGTGGCAACGTATTTATTCTCGAGACACTGGTCAATGTCGGCGACTTGATCGAACGTGACGACAATATCCTGACTCTGGAAACCGGCAAGGTGGCGCTCGACATTCCGAGCCCCTACGCTGGCCGGGTTCTTGAACTGCATGTCACAGCGGGCGATACAGTTGACGAGGGAGCGCTGCTGGTAACGCTGGAATCAGCCTGA
- a CDS encoding BON domain-containing protein, whose translation MIKRSLVLAGLVLAIVLGSLGLTAFATDNPPTIAALGAAGDVLDSTLHDKVDTLLRTDVGLAGSQFRVNARTGVVTVGGTVPDEHSLRRALDLASGVRGVREVRNAMEIESPK comes from the coding sequence ATGATCAAACGTAGTCTTGTTCTGGCCGGCCTTGTGCTCGCCATCGTCCTGGGTAGTCTGGGCTTGACTGCCTTTGCCACCGACAATCCGCCAACTATCGCAGCCCTTGGGGCGGCCGGCGATGTGCTCGATTCGACGCTGCACGACAAGGTGGACACCTTGTTGCGCACGGATGTCGGGCTGGCCGGATCGCAGTTTCGCGTGAACGCCCGGACGGGGGTGGTCACCGTCGGCGGCACTGTTCCCGACGAGCATTCGTTGCGCCGGGCGCTCGATCTGGCCAGCGGGGTACGCGGCGTTCGCGAGGTGCGCAATGCGATGGAGATCGAATCCCCAAAATGA
- a CDS encoding sigma 54-interacting transcriptional regulator, protein MAGAHILVVDDDEDILRLLSMRLRARGFRVSGAGSAEEALARLAVDPPRIVISDVRLPGRDGLALYEEIRATRPSLPVILLTAHGSIPDAVDATSRGVFGYLTKPFDSQILLGKIDQALQLSAPALPVDASVGSGAGSRSEDWQDGIVFRSSQMAELMAEARMVAASEASVLIRGESGTGKEVLARAIHRASPRGKGPFIAINCGAIPEQLLESELFGHVKGAFTGAGNNRVGLIQAANGGTLFLDEIGDMPLSLQVKLLRVLQERVVRPVGATHSEPVDVRLLSATHRDLDAAMAQGQFREDLYYRLDVVSLTLPRLEERREDIPLLAAHFVQLIAAKYGKSITGFAPDALEALATAAWPGNVRQLYNVVEQSCALTSTPLIPLSLAQRALRVPAMEALSYADAKQRFERNYLVQLLKLTDGSVADAARIADRNRTEFYRLLQKHDLTPAMFRSDGDAVAER, encoded by the coding sequence ATGGCCGGCGCCCATATTCTGGTCGTCGATGATGACGAGGATATTCTCCGCCTGCTCTCGATGCGTCTGCGGGCCCGTGGCTTTCGGGTGTCGGGGGCGGGTTCGGCCGAGGAGGCCTTGGCTCGCCTGGCGGTCGATCCGCCGCGTATCGTGATCAGCGATGTTCGTTTGCCGGGCCGTGACGGTCTGGCGCTGTACGAGGAAATCCGGGCGACGCGTCCCAGCTTGCCGGTCATCCTGCTGACGGCCCACGGCTCGATTCCGGACGCGGTCGATGCCACTTCGCGAGGGGTATTCGGCTATCTGACCAAGCCTTTCGACAGTCAGATACTGCTCGGAAAAATCGACCAGGCGCTGCAGCTGTCGGCCCCGGCCCTGCCGGTCGACGCGTCCGTCGGCAGCGGGGCCGGTAGTCGTTCCGAAGATTGGCAGGACGGTATCGTTTTTCGTAGCAGCCAGATGGCGGAGCTGATGGCTGAAGCGCGGATGGTTGCTGCTTCCGAAGCCAGTGTGCTGATCCGCGGCGAAAGCGGCACCGGCAAGGAGGTCCTGGCTCGGGCAATCCACCGCGCCAGTCCGCGCGGCAAGGGGCCTTTCATCGCCATCAATTGCGGCGCCATTCCCGAACAATTGCTGGAGTCCGAACTGTTCGGACACGTCAAAGGGGCCTTCACCGGTGCCGGCAACAACCGGGTCGGGCTGATTCAGGCGGCCAATGGCGGGACGCTGTTTCTCGATGAAATCGGTGACATGCCGCTCTCCCTGCAGGTCAAGTTGCTGCGCGTTCTTCAGGAGCGGGTCGTGCGACCGGTCGGGGCGACGCATTCCGAGCCTGTCGATGTCCGTCTGCTTTCAGCGACGCATCGCGATCTTGATGCCGCGATGGCGCAGGGACAGTTCCGGGAAGACCTGTATTACCGGCTCGACGTTGTGTCATTGACGCTGCCACGCCTGGAAGAGCGGCGCGAAGACATCCCGTTGCTGGCCGCCCATTTCGTCCAGCTCATTGCGGCCAAGTATGGCAAGTCGATTACCGGCTTTGCGCCGGATGCGCTCGAGGCACTGGCTACTGCGGCCTGGCCGGGCAACGTTCGGCAGCTCTACAATGTCGTCGAGCAAAGCTGCGCGCTGACATCGACACCGCTCATTCCGCTCTCGCTGGCGCAGCGCGCCCTGCGGGTGCCGGCCATGGAGGCGCTGAGCTATGCCGACGCGAAGCAGCGTTTCGAGCGCAACTATCTGGTTCAACTCCTCAAGCTGACCGATGGCAGTGTCGCCGATGCGGCCCGGATTGCCGACCGCAACCGTACCGAGTTCTACCGGCTGCTGCAAAAACACGATCTGACCCCGGCCATGTTTCGCAGCGATGGCGACGCTGTCGCCGAACGCTGA
- a CDS encoding permease, producing MNSNFWRDRSAWWPSISALVLSLSLAACAVSPPAPRPLRFDEPGALPVLAYYQLLSRMTPAELARERMVLAALPPNPNTQLRMAMLFGHPRAPQDLGKSLGLLDHLLKSSDPAAIGLQPLARMLADNYSERQKLEGQVDRQTQQFKESQRKAVELQEKLDGLADIERTLPARSRSGRSAGAVR from the coding sequence ATGAACAGTAATTTCTGGCGCGACCGTTCGGCATGGTGGCCGAGCATTTCGGCGCTTGTCCTGAGCCTCTCGCTGGCCGCGTGCGCCGTTAGTCCTCCGGCACCGCGTCCGCTCCGTTTCGACGAGCCGGGAGCACTTCCCGTCCTTGCCTATTACCAATTGCTTTCCCGCATGACGCCAGCCGAACTGGCGCGGGAGCGCATGGTGCTGGCGGCGCTGCCGCCGAATCCCAATACCCAGCTCCGGATGGCCATGCTGTTTGGTCACCCCCGGGCCCCGCAGGATCTTGGCAAATCGCTCGGCTTGCTCGATCACTTGCTGAAATCCAGCGATCCGGCGGCCATCGGTCTGCAGCCGCTGGCCCGCATGCTGGCCGACAATTACAGCGAGCGCCAGAAACTGGAAGGGCAGGTCGACCGTCAGACTCAGCAGTTCAAGGAAAGCCAGCGCAAGGCGGTCGAGTTGCAGGAAAAGCTCGATGGTCTGGCCGATATCGAACGCACCTTGCCGGCGCGTTCGCGCTCCGGCCGGTCGGCAGGAGCTGTCCGGTGA
- a CDS encoding ATP-binding protein — MNRISFRLGMLIGFAVIVLLLGGAALRSWLVVERLVAQSRTSSEQAIQLTAAIQELAERTIDIERSARQYLVLDDPAFRQRFDEHLALSLALVDRLDTLAAEPLSPLLGGWRMVSEALKGGLENRISKGELAPLLGRLVELNGLLKQAGQRWIEAEKTRLLEDLEANRLHLGGQIALALAGAFLVALVMGWWLVRPVRQLEQAIIRLGANRFNETITVGGPADLRQLGVRLDWLRQRLSELETDRERTLRHVSHELKTPLTALKEGVALLREEVPGPLAGNQREVVDILQHNVVSLQQQIESLLSLNAAAFEARRLRLARVDLPKFMASVVQRRDFHAQSRHLKVLVEALKLDNVMLDAEKMAVVLDNLLSNAIDFSPEGGEVRLVVTRSDACLHFECIDQGPGVASEDRLRIFDPFVQGQRQAPAQRQGSGVGLSIVRDLVRAMGGKVSLLPAEKGAHFCVELPDEQ; from the coding sequence ATGAACCGAATTTCATTTCGTCTGGGCATGCTGATCGGCTTTGCCGTCATCGTTCTGCTCCTGGGCGGGGCTGCGTTGCGAAGTTGGCTGGTCGTCGAGCGTCTGGTCGCGCAGAGTCGAACGAGCAGCGAGCAGGCGATCCAGTTGACTGCGGCAATTCAGGAACTGGCGGAGCGCACCATCGATATCGAGCGGAGTGCCCGTCAATATCTGGTGCTCGACGACCCGGCTTTTCGCCAACGCTTTGACGAACATCTGGCGCTCTCTCTTGCCCTCGTCGACCGACTGGATACGCTGGCGGCAGAACCTTTGTCGCCTTTGCTCGGCGGTTGGCGGATGGTTTCCGAAGCGCTGAAGGGAGGACTCGAGAACCGGATCAGCAAGGGCGAGCTGGCGCCTTTGCTGGGCCGTCTGGTTGAGCTGAATGGATTGCTGAAACAGGCCGGGCAGCGCTGGATAGAGGCCGAGAAAACCCGCCTTCTCGAAGATCTGGAGGCGAACCGCCTGCATCTCGGGGGGCAGATTGCGCTTGCCCTGGCCGGCGCCTTTCTGGTCGCGCTGGTCATGGGCTGGTGGCTGGTCCGGCCGGTCCGGCAACTGGAGCAGGCGATCATCCGGCTTGGCGCCAATCGCTTCAATGAGACCATTACCGTTGGCGGGCCGGCTGACCTCCGGCAGCTCGGCGTACGCCTTGACTGGCTCAGGCAGCGCTTGTCCGAACTGGAAACGGACCGCGAAAGGACCTTGCGGCATGTCTCGCATGAGCTGAAAACACCGCTCACCGCGCTGAAGGAGGGGGTTGCGCTGCTTCGGGAAGAAGTGCCGGGGCCGTTGGCCGGCAATCAGCGCGAGGTCGTCGATATTCTTCAGCACAATGTCGTCAGCTTGCAGCAACAAATCGAGAGCCTGCTCAGCCTCAATGCCGCAGCATTCGAGGCGCGTCGGCTTCGCCTGGCGCGTGTCGACTTGCCGAAATTCATGGCCAGTGTCGTGCAACGTCGGGACTTTCATGCTCAATCGCGGCATTTGAAGGTGCTGGTCGAAGCACTCAAACTGGACAACGTAATGCTCGACGCCGAAAAAATGGCCGTGGTACTTGATAATCTGCTGTCGAATGCAATCGACTTCAGCCCCGAAGGTGGCGAGGTCCGGCTCGTGGTTACCCGCTCCGACGCCTGCCTGCATTTTGAATGCATCGACCAGGGGCCCGGTGTTGCCAGCGAGGACCGGCTGCGAATTTTCGATCCCTTCGTTCAGGGCCAGCGGCAGGCGCCGGCACAACGCCAGGGGAGCGGGGTAGGGCTTTCCATCGTTCGTGACCTCGTCCGTGCGATGGGCGGTAAGGTCTCACTGCTTCCCGCCGAGAAAGGCGCTCATTTTTGTGTGGAACTACCTGATGAACAGTAA
- a CDS encoding bactofilin family protein: MFNKPSLGNRNDLITRKDVSSVLGNNAAVNNADLTTKSALEAAAKQPAAVSKAPQVEPAGNPENVMGARLIVGPDVKLKGAEILDCDTLVVEGRVEATMDSRVIRIADQGSFAGKVSIDIAEIHGAFEGELTARSQLIIHATGRVSGKIRYGKLVIDEGGELCGDINAISAENRTPPRPVSDFVPTLNAVAG, encoded by the coding sequence ATGTTCAACAAACCCAGCCTAGGCAATCGTAACGACCTGATCACCCGCAAGGATGTCAGTTCCGTGCTCGGCAACAACGCGGCGGTTAACAATGCGGATCTCACCACGAAGAGTGCACTCGAAGCCGCAGCCAAGCAGCCGGCCGCCGTCAGCAAAGCGCCGCAGGTCGAGCCGGCCGGCAATCCCGAAAACGTCATGGGAGCCCGCCTGATCGTCGGTCCCGACGTCAAGCTGAAAGGGGCGGAAATTCTCGATTGCGATACGCTGGTCGTCGAAGGTCGCGTCGAAGCGACCATGGATAGCCGTGTCATCCGGATTGCCGACCAGGGCTCGTTTGCCGGTAAAGTCAGTATCGATATCGCCGAGATTCATGGCGCCTTCGAAGGCGAACTAACCGCCCGCTCCCAACTGATCATTCACGCCACCGGCCGGGTCAGCGGCAAGATCCGTTACGGCAAGCTGGTCATCGACGAAGGCGGTGAACTATGTGGCGATATCAACGCCATCTCGGCAGAAAATCGTACTCCGCCTCGCCCAGTCAGCGACTTTGTGCCAACCCTCAACGCAGTTGCTGGTTGA
- a CDS encoding N-acyl amino acid synthase FeeM domain-containing protein: MQSASLHYTAGKQAPVIATLSSTTRLRSAGLVVRRVSSTEERLASDLLVRRMYAWRGYRAEPLAPSPGHAERITIAAWQDDELAATLTLSPDNGTELLCETLYRDEIAALRAKQLRICEYSRLATDPEFSSPALLQKLFHTAYLLSRSHFDASDAVVEVNPRHSRYYQREWGFSRIGPLRICPRVEAPAILLHRNLQHTIPESFAAAKAA; the protein is encoded by the coding sequence ATGCAAAGTGCATCACTCCATTACACTGCCGGCAAGCAAGCTCCCGTTATAGCGACATTGTCGTCAACGACGCGGCTCCGCTCGGCGGGACTGGTCGTTCGCCGGGTCAGCAGCACCGAGGAAAGACTTGCCTCTGACCTGCTCGTTCGCCGCATGTATGCCTGGCGCGGCTATCGTGCCGAACCCCTCGCGCCGTCGCCGGGTCACGCCGAGCGGATCACGATTGCCGCCTGGCAGGATGATGAACTGGCCGCAACCCTGACCCTGTCGCCCGACAACGGTACGGAGCTTCTTTGCGAAACGCTGTACAGGGACGAAATTGCCGCGCTACGCGCAAAGCAGCTGCGGATTTGCGAATACTCCCGGCTGGCTACCGATCCGGAATTCAGTTCGCCGGCCCTTCTGCAGAAACTTTTCCACACCGCGTACTTGCTGTCACGTTCGCACTTCGACGCGAGCGACGCGGTCGTCGAAGTCAATCCGCGGCATAGCCGCTATTACCAGCGCGAATGGGGCTTCTCGCGCATCGGGCCATTGCGCATTTGCCCGCGAGTTGAAGCGCCGGCCATCCTGCTTCATCGCAACCTGCAGCACACGATCCCCGAATCATTCGCCGCCGCAAAGGCCGCCTAA
- the ettA gene encoding energy-dependent translational throttle protein EttA, which produces MAQYVMSMLRVSKIVPPKRQIIKDISLSFFPGAKIGLLGLNGSGKSTVLKIMAGVDKEYDGEVQHLAGVSIGYLPQEPQLDPAKTVKEEVESALGEVMQAQAKLDEVYAAYADPEADFDKLAEEQARLEAIIATAGADTGNQMELAADALRLPPWEAVIGNLSGGEKRRVALCKLLLAKPDMLLLDEPTNHLDAESVEWLEQFLVRFPGTVVAVTHDRYFLDNAAEWILELDRGHGIPYKGNYSSWLEQKEARLETENKQIDAHMKAMKQELEWVRSNPKARQAKSKSRLARFEELSSQEYQKRNETQEIFIPVGERLGDKVIEFNGVTKSFGDKLLMDNVSFNIPAGAIVGIIGPNGAGKSTLFKMITDQQQPDAGEVVIGPTVKMAYVDQSRDCLDGNKTVFDELAQGSDILQIGKFEMPSRAYIGRFNFKGGDQGKLVGNLSGGERGRLHLAKTLMTGGNVLLLDEPSNDLDVETLRALEDALLEFPGCAMVISHDRWFLDRICTHILAAEGDSQWNFFTGNFQEYEEDKKKRLGEEGAKPKRIRYKPITR; this is translated from the coding sequence ATGGCCCAATATGTAATGTCGATGCTGCGCGTCAGCAAGATCGTGCCGCCCAAGCGGCAGATCATCAAGGATATTTCCCTTTCCTTCTTCCCGGGTGCCAAGATCGGCCTGCTCGGCCTGAATGGCTCCGGCAAGTCGACCGTCCTGAAGATCATGGCCGGCGTGGACAAGGAATACGACGGTGAAGTCCAGCATCTGGCCGGCGTCTCGATCGGCTACCTGCCGCAGGAACCACAGCTCGACCCAGCCAAGACCGTCAAGGAAGAAGTCGAATCGGCGCTCGGCGAAGTGATGCAGGCCCAAGCCAAGCTCGACGAGGTTTATGCCGCCTACGCCGACCCGGAAGCCGATTTCGACAAGCTGGCCGAAGAACAGGCCCGCCTCGAAGCGATCATCGCCACCGCTGGCGCCGACACCGGTAACCAGATGGAACTGGCCGCCGACGCACTGCGCCTGCCGCCCTGGGAGGCCGTGATCGGCAACCTGTCGGGCGGTGAAAAGCGCCGCGTCGCGCTGTGCAAGCTGCTGCTCGCCAAGCCGGACATGCTGCTGCTCGACGAACCGACCAACCACCTCGACGCCGAATCGGTCGAATGGCTGGAGCAATTCCTCGTCCGCTTCCCGGGCACCGTGGTCGCCGTCACCCACGACCGCTACTTCCTCGACAACGCCGCAGAATGGATTCTCGAACTCGACCGCGGTCACGGCATCCCGTACAAGGGCAATTACTCGTCCTGGCTGGAGCAGAAGGAAGCCCGCCTGGAGACCGAAAACAAGCAGATCGACGCCCACATGAAGGCGATGAAGCAGGAACTGGAATGGGTGCGCAGCAACCCAAAGGCGCGTCAGGCCAAGTCCAAGTCGCGTCTCGCCCGCTTCGAGGAACTGTCCAGCCAGGAATACCAGAAGCGCAACGAAACCCAGGAAATCTTCATTCCGGTCGGCGAGCGTCTGGGCGACAAGGTCATCGAATTCAACGGCGTCACCAAGTCATTCGGCGACAAGCTGCTGATGGACAACGTCAGCTTCAACATCCCGGCCGGCGCCATCGTCGGCATCATCGGCCCGAACGGCGCCGGTAAATCGACGCTATTCAAGATGATCACCGACCAGCAACAGCCGGATGCCGGCGAAGTCGTCATCGGACCCACGGTCAAGATGGCTTATGTCGACCAGTCGCGCGACTGCCTCGACGGCAACAAGACGGTGTTCGACGAACTGGCCCAGGGCAGCGACATCCTGCAGATCGGCAAATTCGAAATGCCGAGCCGCGCCTATATCGGCCGCTTCAACTTCAAGGGCGGCGATCAAGGCAAGCTGGTCGGCAATCTGTCCGGCGGCGAACGTGGCCGGTTGCACCTGGCCAAGACGCTGATGACCGGCGGCAACGTCCTGCTGCTTGACGAGCCGTCCAACGACCTCGACGTCGAAACCCTGCGCGCCCTGGAAGACGCCCTGCTCGAGTTCCCCGGCTGTGCGATGGTCATTTCGCACGATCGCTGGTTCCTCGACCGGATCTGTACGCACATCCTGGCGGCCGAAGGCGATTCGCAGTGGAATTTCTTTACCGGCAACTTCCAGGAATACGAGGAAGACAAGAAGAAGCGCCTCGGCGAAGAAGGTGCCAAGCCAAAGCGCATCCGCTACAAGCCGATTACCCGCTAA
- a CDS encoding class I SAM-dependent methyltransferase: MKKQNIPAEIPEIRPGQSIELLKELHILTRDGKLNQDTRRKLKQVYHLVQFIEPLLAEAETLVDHGAGKSYLGFILYDLCIKNRAIGDIIGIESRPELVDKSRALAARLGFERMRFLACTVEDSLTSPELPARVDVVTALHACNTATDDAIRFALTKEARHVVLVPCCQAEVAAAMRAGKNDALAQKPLSELWRHPIHTRELGSHLTNVLRCLLLESHGYDVTVTELVGWEHSMKNELIIASKAAAKKGRQTIARERAEAILREFNIEELAARFTY; this comes from the coding sequence ATGAAAAAGCAAAACATTCCCGCCGAGATTCCGGAAATCCGTCCCGGGCAGTCGATAGAACTGCTCAAGGAACTGCACATCCTGACCCGCGACGGCAAACTCAATCAGGACACCCGCCGCAAGCTGAAGCAGGTGTATCACCTGGTCCAGTTCATCGAACCGCTGCTGGCGGAAGCCGAGACGCTGGTCGACCATGGCGCCGGCAAGTCCTATCTCGGTTTCATCCTTTACGATCTGTGTATCAAGAACCGGGCCATCGGTGACATCATCGGTATCGAAAGCCGCCCGGAGCTCGTCGACAAATCCCGCGCACTGGCCGCCCGGCTTGGCTTTGAGCGCATGCGCTTCCTCGCCTGCACGGTCGAGGATTCGCTAACCTCGCCGGAGCTGCCGGCCCGAGTGGATGTCGTCACCGCGCTACACGCCTGCAACACGGCGACCGACGACGCGATCCGTTTTGCGCTGACCAAGGAAGCCCGCCATGTCGTCCTCGTCCCTTGCTGCCAGGCCGAAGTCGCCGCTGCGATGCGGGCCGGAAAGAACGACGCACTGGCCCAAAAACCGCTGTCCGAACTTTGGCGACACCCGATCCATACCCGCGAGCTGGGCAGCCACCTGACCAACGTGCTGCGTTGCCTTCTGCTCGAGTCGCATGGTTACGACGTGACGGTCACCGAACTGGTCGGTTGGGAGCACTCGATGAAGAACGAGCTGATCATCGCCTCGAAGGCAGCCGCCAAGAAGGGACGTCAGACGATCGCCCGCGAGCGGGCCGAAGCCATCCTGCGCGAGTTCAATATCGAGGAACTTGCGGCGCGCTTCACCTACTAA
- a CDS encoding peptidase U32 family protein → MTRIQHPLELLAPAKNADFGIEAIKHGADAVYIGGPAFGARYGAGNTLADIERLCAFAHRYHAKVFVALNTILRDDELEEARQLAWQIYQAGADALIIQDMGLLELDLPPIQLHASTQTDNRNPAKVRFLEDAGFSQVVLAREMTIKEVEKVAAETTLALEYFVHGALCVAYSGQCFISHAHTGRSANRGECSQACRLPYTLVDDKGKVITENQHLLSMKDNNQSANILALAQAGVSSFKIEGRLKDLSYVKNITAHYRSLLDAVIAQHPEFRRASSGRSTYTFTPHPEKTYNRGYTDYFANDRQDDIGAFDSPSFVGEPIGEVVAIGPGHFTVNAEIDFNNGDGVCFYDAHGEVVGVRINRVEGNKLFPVEVPAELTEGATLFRNHDQHFERALEKESAERHVSVQPVFAETADGFALTLRDEDGISVTVDLPHAKEAAKNAERAVAGLSEQLAKFGNTMFVAALPELQLSQAWFLPTGAINALRREATEQLEAARLAAHPRPPRATPAANPVTYPQDELTYLGNVFNAKARQFYEKHGVKLIADAYEANQEKGMVSLMITRHCLRYSFNLCPKEVKHLKPDPMTLVNGNEKLILKFDCKACEMHVIGKMKKGVKLNLGTIRPA, encoded by the coding sequence ATGACCCGCATCCAACACCCGCTCGAACTGCTCGCCCCGGCCAAGAACGCCGATTTCGGCATTGAAGCCATCAAGCACGGCGCCGACGCCGTCTATATCGGCGGCCCGGCTTTCGGCGCCCGCTACGGCGCCGGCAATACGCTCGCCGACATCGAACGCCTGTGCGCCTTCGCCCACCGCTACCACGCCAAGGTGTTCGTCGCCCTGAACACCATCCTGCGCGACGACGAGCTGGAAGAAGCCCGCCAACTCGCCTGGCAGATTTACCAGGCCGGCGCCGATGCCCTGATCATTCAGGACATGGGTCTGCTGGAACTGGATCTGCCGCCGATCCAGCTGCACGCCAGCACGCAGACCGACAACCGCAACCCGGCCAAGGTCAGATTCCTTGAAGATGCCGGCTTCTCGCAGGTGGTGCTGGCGCGCGAGATGACCATCAAGGAAGTCGAGAAGGTCGCCGCCGAGACAACGCTCGCCCTCGAATATTTCGTCCATGGCGCGCTCTGTGTCGCCTACAGCGGCCAGTGCTTCATCAGCCACGCCCATACCGGACGCAGCGCCAATCGCGGCGAATGCTCGCAGGCCTGTCGCCTGCCCTACACGCTGGTCGACGACAAGGGCAAGGTGATCACCGAGAACCAGCACCTGCTGTCGATGAAGGACAACAACCAGAGCGCCAACATCCTGGCGCTGGCCCAGGCCGGGGTCAGTTCGTTCAAGATCGAAGGGCGCCTGAAAGACCTCAGCTACGTCAAGAACATCACCGCGCACTATCGCTCGCTGCTCGATGCCGTCATCGCCCAACACCCGGAATTCCGCCGCGCTTCCTCGGGGCGCAGCACCTACACCTTCACGCCCCATCCGGAAAAGACCTACAACCGCGGCTACACTGATTATTTTGCCAATGACCGGCAGGACGACATCGGCGCCTTCGACTCGCCAAGTTTTGTCGGCGAACCGATCGGCGAAGTCGTCGCGATCGGCCCCGGCCATTTCACCGTCAATGCCGAGATCGATTTCAACAATGGCGATGGCGTCTGCTTCTACGATGCCCATGGCGAGGTCGTCGGCGTGCGGATCAATCGCGTCGAAGGCAACAAGCTCTTCCCGGTCGAAGTCCCGGCCGAGCTGACCGAAGGCGCGACCTTGTTCCGCAATCACGACCAGCATTTCGAACGGGCCTTGGAAAAGGAATCGGCCGAGCGCCACGTCTCGGTGCAGCCGGTGTTTGCCGAAACCGCCGACGGTTTTGCGCTGACCCTGCGCGACGAAGATGGCATCAGCGTCACGGTAGACCTGCCACACGCCAAGGAAGCCGCCAAGAACGCCGAACGCGCCGTCGCCGGTCTGAGCGAACAACTGGCCAAGTTCGGCAACACGATGTTCGTCGCCGCATTACCCGAACTGCAGTTGTCGCAAGCCTGGTTCCTGCCCACCGGGGCGATCAACGCGCTGCGCCGGGAAGCCACCGAGCAGCTGGAGGCGGCCCGCCTGGCCGCCCACCCGCGGCCGCCGCGCGCCACGCCGGCAGCCAACCCGGTCACCTACCCGCAGGACGAACTGACTTACCTCGGCAACGTCTTCAACGCCAAGGCCCGCCAGTTTTACGAGAAACACGGCGTCAAACTGATTGCCGATGCCTACGAGGCCAACCAGGAAAAAGGCATGGTCTCGCTGATGATCACCCGCCACTGCCTGCGTTACAGTTTCAATCTCTGTCCGAAGGAAGTGAAGCACCTGAAGCCCGACCCGATGACACTGGTCAACGGCAACGAAAAACTGATCCTGAAATTCGACTGCAAGGCCTGCGAAATGCACGTTATCGGCAAGATGAAAAAGGGCGTCAAACTCAACCTCGGCACCATCCGCCCGGCATGA
- a CDS encoding zf-TFIIB domain-containing protein, translating into MNPPAHCPSCRQPMVQKIFARQLYGEVELDFCFACQGIWFDDFESVQITPGGIIELFKLIHQHRDEPRLPLSEPLHCPRCNERLLHGLDVAKGGHFNYHRCLQKHGRFTTFAQFMIEKGFVRQLSAAEIDALSAKIGIVRCTGCGAPVDIRQEHACGHCRSPIAILDPAAVEQALARYQQAEVKRTTPDVEALGDAIVMREKERSRYQRERQADTLDTLDVGDLIASGAELVWNLIRH; encoded by the coding sequence ATGAATCCGCCGGCCCACTGCCCGTCCTGTCGGCAGCCAATGGTGCAGAAAATCTTCGCGCGCCAGTTGTACGGCGAAGTCGAGCTCGACTTCTGCTTCGCCTGCCAGGGCATCTGGTTCGACGACTTCGAGAGCGTGCAGATTACGCCGGGCGGCATCATCGAGCTGTTCAAGCTGATCCACCAGCACCGCGACGAGCCGCGCCTGCCGCTCAGTGAGCCGTTGCATTGCCCGCGCTGCAACGAGCGCCTGCTGCATGGCCTGGATGTCGCCAAGGGCGGCCATTTCAATTACCACCGCTGCCTGCAGAAACACGGCCGGTTCACCACCTTTGCCCAGTTCATGATCGAAAAGGGCTTTGTCCGGCAATTGAGCGCCGCGGAAATCGATGCGCTGAGCGCCAAGATCGGCATCGTGCGCTGTACCGGCTGCGGCGCCCCGGTCGACATCCGCCAGGAGCACGCCTGCGGCCATTGCCGCTCGCCGATTGCCATCCTCGACCCGGCAGCCGTCGAGCAGGCGCTGGCCCGCTATCAGCAGGCCGAAGTCAAACGCACGACGCCCGACGTCGAAGCGCTGGGCGACGCCATCGTCATGCGCGAGAAGGAGCGCTCACGCTACCAGCGCGAACGCCAGGCCGATACGCTGGACACTCTCGACGTGGGCGACCTGATCGCCTCCGGCGCCGAACTGGTGTGGAACCTGATTCGTCACTGA